The proteins below are encoded in one region of Silene latifolia isolate original U9 population chromosome 2, ASM4854445v1, whole genome shotgun sequence:
- the LOC141644397 gene encoding uncharacterized protein LOC141644397, which yields MAGEETTADTTFNPSFPVSRVKKIVKFDKDISRVTSEALFLVSGAAELFLHFLAEKSSDIVTAKKRKTIKLEDLRIAVKRHQPAREFLLDSLPMPTVSQPVDRPRADRMVKEKPVPAHTRRIDSFFKKPVSEKGSIGGNGVDDVIQERVEDVDDVILERAENNEIPEGAEDVDDLIPERVEDVDDVIPECVEDDLIVERVDDVILERVEDVDDVILEHVEDVDDVIPEHVGEVDEVIPDADDVILVDEA from the coding sequence ATGGCGGGAGAAGAAACCACCGCCGATACAACCTTCAATCCGTCGTTTCCAGTTTCTAGAGTAAAGAAAATCGTTAAATTCGACAAAGATATCTCCAGAGTAACCTCCGAAGCACTCTTTCTCGTTTCTGGAGCCGCCGAACTCTTCCTTCACTTTCTCGCCGAGAAATCGTCCGACATCGTTACGGCGAAGAAGCGAAAGACTATCAAACTTGAAGATCTCAGAATCGCCGTAAAACGTCACCAACCGGCTCGCGAGTTTTTGCTCGACTCGCTTCCGATGCCGACTGTCTCTCAGCCGGTGGATCGTCCTCGTGCTGATCGTATGGTTAAGGAGAAGCCTGTTCCGGCTCATACGCGTCGTATTGATAGCTTTTTCAAGAAGCCTGTGAGTGAGAAAGGTTCAATTGGTGGTAATGGCGTGGATGATGTAATTCAGGAGCGTGTTGAGGACGTGGATGATGTAATTTTGGAGCGTGCTGAGAATAATGAAATTCCGGAGGGTGCTGAGGATGTGGATGATCTAATTCCTGAGCGTGTTGAGGATGTGGATGATGTTATTCCGGAGTGTGTTGAGGATGATTTAATTGTGGAGCGTGTTGATGATGTAATTCTGGAGCGTGTTGAGGATGTGGATGATGTAATTCTGGAGCATGTCGAGGATGTGGATGATGTAATTCCGGAGCATGTCGGGGAAGTGGATGAAGTAATTCCGGATGCGGATGACGTAATTCTTGTTGATGAAGCTTAG
- the LOC141644398 gene encoding cytochrome P450 78A4-like gives MIIMNSILPNLPLLNLCLETTQQTCYALIAFFSFFSFVYCLLHFWLVPGGFAWRRHGLNSSAELKGPLGWPVLGSLPEMGVLAHRKLASMASSLGCTRLMALSLGTTPVIISSDPETAKEILSSSSFSDRPIKASARLLMFERAIGFAPAGTYWRHLRRIAATHMFSPRRISSLEGVRQCLAVEMAGNVSKEMKVRGVVKLRRMLQEVSLKNMLESVFGSNLGSEGEKLGLMVREGYELISEFNLEDYFSLGFLDFNGVKRRCNKLSSKVNELLGKIVIERRTNGDFKNKNDYLSVMLSLPDEEKLSDSDMVAVLWETVFRGADTVATLLEWIMARMTMHPDIQAKAQEELDSCVGPDKAVQDSDIQNLPYLQAIVKEVLRMHPPGPLLSWSRLAIHDVYIDKVMIPAGTTAMVNMWAITHDPTIWKDPWAFKPSRFMDEDVMIMGSDLRLAPFGSGRRVCPGRALGLATVHLWLARMLHEFKWMPAQPVDLSERLRLSLEMKKPLICFTVPRSTSKTKT, from the exons ATGATAATTATGAACTCCATTCTGCCTAATCTACCTCTTCTAAATCTTTGCCTTGAAACCACCCAGCAAACTTGTTATGCCCTCATcgcctttttctcctttttctcctttgtCTATTGCTTACTGCACTTTTGGTTAGTCCCTGGAGGCTTTGCATGGAGAAGGCACGGCCTAAACTCCTCCGCAGAGCTCAAAGGTCCTTTAGGTTGGCCGGTACTGGGGTCACTACCTGAAATGGGTGTTCTTGCCCACCGTAAACTAGCTAGCATGGCTAGTTCCTTGGGTTGCACCCGTCTCATGGCATTGAGCCTGGGCACTACCCCTGTGATTATCAGTAGTGACCCTGAAACTGCCAAGGAAATCTTATCCTCATCCTCATTCTCGGACCGACCCATAAAAGCATCAGCTCGTTTGCTCATGTTCGAACGAGCCATTGGGTTTGCTCCTGCCGGTACATATTGGCGCCACCTTAGGAGGATAGCTGCCACCCACATGTTTTCTCCTAGGAGAATCTCTAGCCTCGAAGGTGTCCGACAATGCCTAGCAGTTGAGATGGCAGGAAATGTATCGAAAGAGATGAAAGTGAGAGGAGTTGTGAAGTTGAGAAGGATGTTGCAAGAAGTTTCATTGAAAAACATGTTAGAAAGTGTTTTTGGAAGTAATTTGGGTAGCGAGGGTGAGAAGTTAGGATTGATGGTTAGGGAAGGATATGAACTGATATCTGAGTTTAATTTGGAAGACTATTTCTCACTAGGTTTCTTAGACTTTAATGGAGTTAAAAGGAGGTGCAATAAATTGTCTTCTAAGGTCAATGAACTTTTAGGAAAGATTGTTATAGAGAGGAGAACTAATGGAGACTTTAAAAATAAAAATGACTACCTCAGTGTGATGCTATCTTTGCCTGATGAAGAAAAACTAAGTGATTCTGATATGGTGGCTGTCTTGTGG GAAACAGTATTTAGAGGAGCGGACACAGTCGCTACTCTCCTTGAATGGATAATGGCTAGAATGACTATGCACCCCGATATCCAAGCAAAGGCTCAAGAGGAGCTGGACTCGTGCGTTGGGCCTGACAAAGCTGTCCAAGATTCTGACATCCAAAACCTTCCCTACCTTCAGGCCATAGTCAAGGAGGTGCTCAGGATGCACCCGCCCGGCCCATTGCTTTCCTGGTCCCGCTTAGCCATCCATGATGTCTACATCGACAAAGTCATGATCCCAGCTGGCACAACGGCAATGGTGAACATGTGGGCCATAACCCATGATCCAACCATTTGGAAAGACCCATGGGCCTTTAAGCCTTCCAGGTTCATGGATGAGGATGTTATGATCATGGGTTCAGACCTAAGGCTTGCACCGTTTGGGTCGGGTCGCAGAGTGTGTCCTGGAAGGGCTTTGGGGTTAGCCACAGTTCATTTGTGGTTGGCCCGTATGCTACACGAATTCAAATGGATGCCAGCCCAACCTGTGGATCTTTCAGAGCGCTTGAGGCTTTCTCTTGAAATGAAGAAGCCACTGATTTGCTTCACCGTTCCTCGTTCCACCAGCAAAACGAAGACATAA